In a single window of the Streptomyces brevispora genome:
- a CDS encoding methyltransferase — MNRLTTSGAGYDLARFPEDPRDPFRAWDAADEYLLRHLDGIDGAEPVDLSGSVVVVGDRWGALSTVLAGHRPVQITDSYLAQRATAANLERNGAGADAVRLLSARDAPPDRIDVLLVRVPKSLALLEDQLHRLAPAVHSGTVVVGTGMVKEIHTSTLKLFERIIGPTRTSLAVKKARLIHCTPEPAPARTPSPWPHRYELPADVGAVAGRTVVNHAGIFCAERLDIGTRFFLKHLPGRSGAERVVDLGCGNGVLGLAAALANPEAALTFIDESYQAVASAEATFRANAGADAEARFVVGDGMAGTAPASVDLILNNPPFHSHQATTDATARNMFHGARAALRQGGELWVVGNRHLGYHTQLRRTFGNCTTVAGDPKFVVLRAVKR; from the coding sequence ATGAACCGTTTGACGACGTCAGGGGCCGGTTACGACCTCGCCCGATTCCCCGAGGACCCCCGCGACCCCTTCCGTGCCTGGGACGCGGCCGACGAATACCTGCTGCGGCACCTGGACGGGATCGACGGAGCCGAACCGGTCGACCTGTCCGGCAGCGTCGTCGTGGTCGGCGACCGCTGGGGCGCACTGAGCACGGTCCTGGCCGGCCACCGTCCCGTACAGATCACCGACTCCTACCTCGCGCAGCGGGCGACCGCGGCGAACCTGGAACGCAACGGGGCCGGCGCGGACGCCGTACGCCTGCTGTCGGCGCGCGACGCCCCGCCGGACCGGATCGACGTCCTGCTCGTACGGGTGCCCAAGAGCCTCGCGCTCCTGGAGGACCAGCTGCACCGGCTCGCGCCCGCCGTCCACTCCGGCACCGTGGTCGTCGGCACCGGGATGGTGAAGGAGATCCACACCTCCACCCTCAAGCTGTTCGAGCGGATCATCGGCCCCACCCGCACCTCGCTCGCGGTCAAGAAGGCCCGGCTCATCCACTGCACACCGGAACCGGCCCCGGCCCGCACCCCCAGCCCCTGGCCCCACCGGTACGAGCTGCCCGCCGACGTCGGGGCCGTCGCCGGGCGGACCGTCGTCAACCACGCCGGGATCTTCTGCGCGGAGCGGCTCGACATCGGCACCCGCTTCTTCCTGAAGCACCTGCCCGGGCGTAGCGGCGCCGAGCGGGTCGTCGACCTCGGCTGCGGGAACGGGGTCCTCGGACTGGCCGCCGCGCTCGCGAACCCCGAGGCCGCGCTCACTTTCATCGATGAGTCGTATCAGGCGGTCGCCTCGGCCGAGGCGACCTTCCGCGCCAATGCCGGCGCCGACGCCGAGGCCCGTTTCGTCGTCGGCGACGGAATGGCCGGCACCGCGCCCGCGAGCGTCGACCTGATCCTCAACAATCCGCCGTTCCACTCCCACCAGGCCACCACGGACGCGACCGCCCGGAACATGTTCCACGGCGCGCGGGCCGCGCTGCGCCAGGGCGGCGAGCTGTGGGTCGTGGGCAACCGGCATCTCGGTTACCACACCCAGCTGCGCCGGACGTTCGGCAACTGCACCACGGTGGCGGGCGACCCCAAGTTCGTGGTGCTGCGCGCCGTCAAGCGCTGA
- a CDS encoding DUF6479 family protein, with translation MDVSHGALNSLALTLADGRGAAGVVMAVVGVILVALLIGAVWLGKRRRAQDPPPPRPEEQPVVPDHRAHVEERDVHADDSFPPDGRGLSPYELGEHGHDIVRPETDEKRD, from the coding sequence ATGGACGTATCGCATGGAGCCCTGAATTCCCTGGCCCTCACCCTCGCGGACGGACGGGGCGCGGCCGGGGTGGTGATGGCCGTTGTCGGAGTGATCCTGGTGGCCCTGCTGATCGGTGCCGTGTGGCTCGGAAAACGACGGCGCGCCCAGGATCCGCCGCCGCCCCGGCCCGAGGAGCAGCCGGTGGTGCCGGACCACCGCGCCCACGTCGAGGAGCGCGACGTCCACGCCGACGACAGTTTCCCGCCCGACGGCCGCGGGCTCTCCCCGTACGAGCTCGGTGAGCACGGGCACGACATCGTCCGCCCCGAGACTGACGAGAAGCGCGACTGA
- a CDS encoding chemotaxis protein produces the protein MDTDALTAGLLQELRATKPYPALSLTMPTHRRAPDNAQDAVRLRNLVAAAGSRLDADPKVDREVRTAIKQQLDRAVAEVDPRRALDALVILATADEYQIWQLPRTAPERVVLSDTYLTRNLVAAKAQAQPFWALTVSADHASLFSGTAETAHEEHIGGFPLTAPREAPNPQREERIGDTPSTFSDEETRQFLRTVDEKLRGVLATDPRPLYLVGLAPALALLDDVGESTLAAAGRVTKGAPADTTPSDLLTELQPALEARQKRFTAEIDGKLDEARGRRAFAGGLDEVWAAVREARAGLVAVEEHYQQTVRVAQEHLEPVTGDAVDLADEKVREDIVDELVEAALDSGADVVFVADDSLKEHGRIAATLRY, from the coding sequence ATGGACACGGACGCACTGACCGCCGGTCTCCTGCAGGAGCTCCGGGCGACCAAGCCCTATCCCGCCCTGTCCCTGACCATGCCGACGCACCGCCGCGCACCGGACAACGCCCAGGACGCCGTCCGGCTGCGCAATCTGGTAGCCGCCGCGGGCAGCCGGCTCGATGCCGACCCCAAGGTCGACCGCGAGGTCCGGACCGCCATCAAGCAGCAACTCGACCGGGCGGTAGCCGAGGTCGATCCGCGCCGGGCCCTGGACGCGCTGGTCATCCTCGCGACGGCGGACGAGTACCAGATCTGGCAACTCCCCCGCACAGCACCCGAACGAGTGGTGCTCAGCGACACCTACCTGACCCGCAACCTGGTCGCGGCGAAGGCCCAGGCCCAGCCGTTCTGGGCACTCACCGTCTCCGCCGACCACGCGTCGCTGTTCAGCGGCACGGCCGAGACCGCGCACGAGGAGCACATCGGCGGCTTCCCGCTGACGGCTCCGCGCGAGGCACCCAACCCACAGCGCGAGGAGCGGATCGGCGACACCCCGAGCACCTTCAGCGACGAGGAGACCCGCCAGTTCCTGCGCACGGTGGACGAGAAGCTGCGCGGGGTCCTGGCCACGGACCCGCGCCCGCTGTACCTGGTCGGCCTCGCCCCCGCACTCGCACTGCTGGACGACGTCGGTGAGAGCACCTTGGCCGCGGCCGGGCGGGTCACCAAGGGCGCGCCCGCCGACACGACGCCCAGCGATCTGCTCACCGAGTTGCAGCCCGCGCTGGAGGCCAGGCAGAAGCGTTTCACCGCGGAGATCGACGGCAAGCTGGACGAGGCACGCGGCCGTCGGGCCTTCGCCGGTGGTCTCGACGAGGTGTGGGCCGCCGTGCGGGAGGCGCGTGCCGGGCTGGTGGCGGTGGAGGAGCACTACCAGCAGACGGTCCGGGTCGCCCAGGAGCACCTGGAGCCGGTGACCGGGGACGCCGTGGACCTCGCGGACGAGAAGGTCCGCGAGGACATCGTCGACGAGCTGGTCGAGGCGGCGCTGGACAGCGGGGCCGACGTGGTGTTCGTCGCGGACGACTCGCTGAAGGAGCACGGGCGGATCGCGGCGACGCTGCGCTACTGA
- a CDS encoding endonuclease I family protein: MSRRHLPYRRPLLATLAAFAALTGTAAAAPADTPRAPAAAATSLGALDDTYYQGALGKTGTALKGALHTIISDQSKLTYSQVWDALKATDQDPSNSSNVILLYSGRSEPKSDNGGGVGQWNREHVWAKSHGDFGTATGPGTDIHHLRPADVSVNSIRGNKDFDSGGSQVSGAPGNYTDSDSFEPRDAVKGDVARMILYMAVRYEGDDSFADLEPNDQVSNGSAPHIGRLSVLKAWSQEDPPDTFEKRRNDVIFNQYQHNRNPFIDHPEWVGAIW; the protein is encoded by the coding sequence ATGTCCCGTCGTCACCTTCCCTACCGGCGCCCTCTGCTGGCCACGCTCGCCGCCTTCGCTGCGCTCACCGGCACTGCAGCGGCCGCACCGGCCGACACCCCGCGGGCCCCGGCGGCCGCCGCCACCTCGCTCGGCGCGCTGGACGACACGTACTACCAGGGCGCGCTCGGCAAGACCGGCACCGCGCTCAAGGGCGCCCTGCACACAATCATCAGCGACCAGTCCAAGCTCACCTACAGCCAGGTCTGGGACGCGCTCAAGGCCACGGACCAGGACCCGTCGAACTCCTCGAACGTGATCCTTCTCTACTCCGGCCGCTCCGAGCCCAAGAGCGACAACGGCGGCGGCGTCGGCCAGTGGAACCGTGAGCACGTCTGGGCCAAGTCCCACGGCGACTTCGGCACGGCCACCGGCCCGGGCACCGATATCCACCATCTGCGCCCGGCGGACGTGTCGGTCAACTCCATCCGCGGCAACAAGGACTTCGACAGCGGCGGCAGCCAGGTGAGCGGGGCTCCCGGCAACTACACGGACAGCGACTCCTTCGAACCGCGCGACGCCGTCAAGGGCGACGTCGCTCGCATGATCCTCTACATGGCGGTGCGGTACGAGGGCGACGACTCCTTCGCCGATCTCGAACCCAACGACCAGGTGTCGAACGGCTCCGCACCGCACATCGGCCGGCTCTCCGTACTGAAGGCGTGGAGCCAGGAGGACCCGCCGGACACCTTCGAGAAGCGGCGCAACGACGTCATATTCAACCAGTACCAGCACAACCGGAACCCGTTCATAGACCACCCCGAGTGGGTGGGCGCCATCTGGTAG
- the glsA gene encoding glutaminase A, with protein MNAATDAVTDALRDLHSRFAGIDDGELADYIPQLALVDPEAFGLALISMDGHRYGAGDAGVPFTIQSVSKPFVYALALSVLGIDEVSRWVNAEPSGEAFNAISLELGTGRPDNPMVNAGAILTTALIPDTPGAPRFGRILDCLSRFAGRMLDVDEQVYFSEVVAGDRNRALAYLIRSTGPLPVDPVAAVETYFRQCSVRVTAMDLAAMAATLANGGVNPLTGDTVVTEPVAVRVLAVMATCGMYDASGDWLLRVGLPAKSGVSGGLIAAGPARFGLASYSPLLDPTGTSVRGHRAIGALSERLGLHLMHNPAPAGSTVTLVTTADDLPSAPKAERERARRERVAVVAAQGALDFTAAERVLYALDEADSREAVAVVLDLLRVTDVGTVARAMLRSGFAGLTAGGRRTAVVDPAGRLREPGDEVVAPWCFATREEAVAWCIREPGG; from the coding sequence GTGAACGCCGCCACTGACGCGGTCACGGACGCACTGCGTGACCTCCACTCCCGGTTCGCCGGGATCGACGACGGTGAACTCGCCGACTACATACCGCAGTTGGCCCTCGTCGACCCCGAAGCCTTCGGGCTGGCCCTGATCAGCATGGACGGTCACCGGTACGGCGCGGGGGACGCCGGTGTCCCGTTCACCATCCAGTCCGTGTCGAAACCGTTCGTCTACGCCCTGGCCCTGTCCGTCCTGGGAATCGACGAGGTGTCCCGCTGGGTGAACGCCGAGCCCAGCGGCGAGGCGTTCAACGCCATCAGCCTGGAACTGGGCACCGGACGGCCGGACAACCCCATGGTCAACGCGGGCGCCATCCTCACGACCGCCCTGATCCCCGACACTCCCGGCGCTCCGCGATTCGGGCGCATCCTCGACTGTCTGAGCCGGTTCGCAGGGCGGATGCTGGACGTCGACGAGCAGGTGTACTTCTCCGAGGTGGTCGCGGGGGACCGCAATCGCGCCCTGGCCTATCTGATCCGCAGCACAGGACCGCTGCCCGTGGACCCGGTGGCGGCGGTGGAGACGTACTTCCGCCAGTGCTCGGTACGGGTCACGGCAATGGACCTCGCCGCGATGGCGGCGACCCTGGCGAACGGCGGCGTCAACCCGCTCACCGGGGACACGGTGGTCACGGAACCCGTTGCCGTCCGGGTGCTGGCCGTGATGGCGACCTGCGGGATGTACGACGCCTCGGGGGACTGGCTGCTCCGAGTGGGGCTGCCGGCCAAGAGCGGGGTGTCCGGCGGCCTGATCGCGGCGGGACCCGCCCGGTTCGGCCTGGCGTCGTACAGCCCACTCCTCGACCCGACCGGGACCTCCGTACGCGGCCACCGGGCGATCGGAGCGCTGTCGGAACGGCTCGGCCTGCACCTCATGCACAATCCGGCCCCGGCGGGGTCCACCGTCACCCTGGTCACCACCGCCGACGACCTGCCCTCCGCGCCGAAGGCGGAGCGGGAGCGCGCCCGGCGCGAGCGGGTGGCGGTCGTCGCGGCCCAGGGCGCTCTGGACTTCACCGCGGCGGAGCGGGTGCTGTACGCCCTGGACGAGGCGGACTCGCGGGAGGCCGTCGCCGTGGTCCTGGACCTGCTCCGGGTGACGGACGTCGGCACCGTGGCCCGTGCGATGCTGCGCAGCGGATTCGCCGGGCTCACGGCCGGCGGCCGGCGCACCGCGGTGGTCGACCCGGCCGGCCGGCTCCGGGAACCGGGCGACGAAGTCGTGGCTCCGTGGTGCTTCGCCACCCGTGAGGAGGCGGTCGCCTGGTGCATCAGGGAACCGGGCGGCTGA
- a CDS encoding acyl-CoA dehydrogenase family protein translates to MHLEYTPEQQQLRAELRTYFAALVPDNAYARYADPMAQKRFYRETIRRLGADGWLGVGWPTEYGGRGLSPMEQFIFFDEAAQAGVPLPLMALNTVGPTIMQFGTDEQKAYFLPKVLAGEIDFAIGYSEPDAGTDLAALKTRAVRDGDTYVVNGQKIWTTNGDTADWVWLAARTDPDAPPHKGITMLLVPTSDPGYSCTLINTLASHDTTASYYENIRVPVSHRVGEENKGWRLITNQLNHERVTLAAHGTMAIRALHNVRRWAADTRLADGRRVIDLGWVRARLARTHTRLDAMKLLNWQMVSAVQHNTLTPHDASAVKVYGSEARRDAYAWLMEVVGSAGPLKEGSAGAVLHGELERGYRSAVIFTFGGGNNEIQREIISWIGLGMPRVRR, encoded by the coding sequence GTGCACCTCGAATACACGCCTGAGCAGCAGCAGTTGCGCGCCGAACTGCGCACGTACTTCGCCGCTCTGGTCCCCGACAACGCCTACGCCCGTTACGCCGACCCCATGGCGCAGAAGCGCTTCTACCGGGAGACCATCCGACGCCTGGGCGCCGACGGCTGGCTCGGCGTCGGCTGGCCCACGGAGTACGGCGGGCGCGGCCTGTCGCCGATGGAACAGTTCATCTTCTTCGACGAGGCCGCGCAGGCCGGCGTACCGCTGCCGCTGATGGCCCTCAACACCGTCGGTCCGACGATCATGCAGTTCGGCACCGATGAGCAGAAGGCCTACTTCCTGCCCAAGGTCCTCGCCGGGGAGATCGACTTCGCGATCGGCTACAGCGAACCCGACGCGGGCACCGACCTCGCCGCCCTGAAGACCCGGGCGGTTCGCGACGGCGACACGTACGTCGTCAACGGGCAGAAGATCTGGACGACCAACGGCGACACCGCCGACTGGGTCTGGCTCGCCGCCCGCACCGACCCGGACGCCCCGCCGCACAAGGGCATCACCATGCTCCTGGTCCCGACATCCGACCCGGGCTACTCCTGCACGCTGATCAACACTCTCGCCTCCCACGACACCACCGCCAGCTACTACGAGAACATCCGCGTCCCCGTCTCCCACCGGGTCGGCGAGGAGAACAAGGGCTGGCGGCTCATCACCAACCAGCTCAACCACGAACGCGTCACGCTGGCCGCCCACGGCACCATGGCCATCCGCGCCCTGCACAACGTCCGCCGCTGGGCCGCCGACACCAGGCTCGCTGACGGCCGCCGCGTCATCGACCTCGGCTGGGTGCGCGCCCGCCTCGCCCGCACCCACACCCGCCTCGACGCCATGAAGCTGCTCAACTGGCAGATGGTGTCCGCCGTCCAGCACAACACCCTCACCCCGCACGACGCCTCCGCCGTCAAGGTCTACGGCTCCGAGGCGCGCCGCGACGCCTACGCCTGGCTCATGGAGGTCGTCGGCTCGGCCGGCCCGCTCAAGGAGGGCTCGGCAGGCGCCGTCCTGCACGGCGAACTGGAACGCGGATACCGCTCCGCCGTGATCTTCACGTTCGGCGGGGGGAACAACGAGATCCAGCGGGAGATCATCTCCTGGATAGGCCTCGGGATGCCCCGAGTTCGGCGCTGA
- a CDS encoding VOC family protein, translating into MTASTSGTASAPAPLTGPAAPCWVNLMTRDLESAQKFYGPVMGWDFRPGRLGQEFSVARRGDVPVAGLGAVATTFRVAVAWTPYFAVQNADVAASRIRERSGTVAVGPLTLGKGRGALAADREGAGFGIWERTEPATSPPAPDGHSHAWLRLHTRNAFDAAIFYGEVLDWASGRPGCCEVSYAKDEVIVTCGGRQLARISSGAVEAAPDPLVRPHWQVNFPVPDVAAAVASAQKQGGSLVMDLSRPDAREATLLDPDGGLFTVTDVNNPTTTVPA; encoded by the coding sequence ATGACCGCAAGCACCTCTGGTACGGCATCCGCGCCCGCGCCTCTGACCGGGCCCGCGGCCCCCTGCTGGGTCAATCTCATGACCCGGGACCTGGAGTCGGCGCAGAAGTTCTACGGCCCGGTGATGGGCTGGGACTTCCGGCCCGGCAGGCTCGGCCAGGAGTTCTCGGTCGCCCGCCGCGGCGACGTACCGGTCGCCGGTCTCGGTGCGGTGGCGACCACGTTCCGCGTCGCGGTGGCGTGGACGCCCTATTTCGCCGTCCAGAACGCGGATGTGGCCGCCTCCCGGATCCGTGAGCGCAGCGGCACGGTGGCGGTGGGGCCGCTGACCCTGGGCAAGGGGCGCGGCGCGCTGGCCGCCGACCGCGAGGGGGCCGGGTTCGGCATCTGGGAGCGGACCGAGCCCGCGACCTCGCCGCCCGCGCCGGACGGCCATTCGCACGCCTGGCTGCGGCTGCACACCAGGAACGCCTTCGACGCCGCGATCTTCTACGGCGAGGTGCTGGACTGGGCGAGCGGGCGACCCGGTTGCTGCGAGGTGTCGTACGCGAAGGACGAGGTGATCGTCACCTGCGGCGGCCGTCAGCTGGCGCGGATCAGCTCGGGCGCGGTCGAGGCGGCCCCCGATCCGCTGGTCCGGCCGCACTGGCAGGTCAACTTCCCCGTCCCCGACGTGGCCGCCGCCGTCGCATCGGCGCAGAAGCAGGGCGGTTCGCTCGTCATGGATCTGTCGCGGCCCGACGCACGGGAGGCGACTCTGCTCGATCCGGACGGCGGACTCTTCACCGTCACGGACGTCAACAACCCCACCACGACCGTCCCGGCCTGA
- a CDS encoding ATP-binding protein: MTVPLDRHYLVELQVSTERVSQLRRIVAAHLRHWSLELHIRPVCRAVEELLTNVQRHVGDDNTCVLEIRWSGRHLTVSVADNGAEMPRLLHEGGGLSRVMALSDSWGTCRTTEGKVVWFTRYAQEPQHIERVPLPPLPGVREFRRPPAVVTDFPAATPARTDDHTHTPALV; this comes from the coding sequence ATGACCGTTCCACTCGACCGGCACTATCTGGTCGAACTCCAGGTTTCGACAGAGCGCGTTTCCCAGCTGCGGCGGATCGTCGCCGCGCATCTGCGCCACTGGAGTCTCGAACTTCACATCCGGCCCGTGTGCCGTGCTGTGGAGGAGCTGCTGACCAACGTCCAGCGGCACGTCGGTGACGACAACACCTGTGTCCTCGAAATCCGCTGGTCCGGCCGGCACCTCACGGTCTCCGTCGCCGACAACGGCGCCGAGATGCCGCGGCTGCTCCACGAGGGCGGCGGCCTCAGCCGGGTGATGGCCCTCAGCGACAGCTGGGGCACCTGTCGGACCACCGAGGGCAAGGTCGTCTGGTTCACCCGGTACGCACAGGAGCCGCAGCACATCGAACGGGTGCCGCTTCCGCCGCTGCCCGGAGTGCGCGAGTTCCGCCGTCCGCCGGCCGTGGTCACGGACTTCCCCGCGGCCACGCCCGCCCGGACCGACGACCACACCCACACCCCCGCCCTCGTCTGA
- a CDS encoding NADP-dependent succinic semialdehyde dehydrogenase, with amino-acid sequence MPIATVNPANGETLRTFDALGADEIERRLAAADSTFREYRTTRFGERSRLMNRAADLLDEDRQDIARTMTLEMGKPVKAARAEAAKCAKAMRWYAAHAEGLLADEHPSPADVEDSGASRAYVHYRPLGTVLAVMPWNFPLWQVVRFAAPALMAGNTGLLKHASNVPQTALYLGDLFRRAGFPAGCFQTLLVGSGAVEAILRDRRVAAATLTGSEPAGRAVAAVAGDEVKRTVLELGGSDPFLVLPSADVARAARTAVTARVQNNGQSCIAAKRFIVHTEVYEEFAERFTVGMRDLTVGDPLEESTDVGPLASEQGRTDLEELVDDAVRQGAGVLCGGGRPEGLSGGLEHGWFYAPTVLTGITPTMRIHHEETFGPVATLYRVNSLDEAVELANDTPFGLSSNVWTRDAEQSRRCVRDLEAGGVFFNGMTASHPALPFGGVKRSGYGRELAGHGIREFCNATTVWYGPEPR; translated from the coding sequence ATGCCCATCGCGACGGTGAACCCCGCGAACGGCGAGACGCTCAGGACGTTCGACGCCCTGGGAGCGGACGAGATCGAGCGGCGGCTCGCCGCGGCTGACAGCACCTTCCGGGAGTACCGCACCACCCGGTTCGGCGAACGGTCCCGTCTGATGAACCGGGCCGCGGACCTCCTCGACGAGGACCGGCAGGACATCGCCCGCACCATGACCCTGGAGATGGGTAAACCGGTCAAGGCGGCCCGCGCGGAGGCCGCGAAGTGCGCGAAGGCCATGCGCTGGTACGCGGCCCACGCCGAGGGACTCCTCGCCGACGAGCACCCCTCGCCCGCCGACGTCGAGGACTCCGGTGCCTCCCGCGCCTACGTCCACTACCGCCCGCTGGGCACCGTGCTCGCCGTGATGCCGTGGAACTTCCCGCTCTGGCAGGTCGTACGGTTCGCGGCGCCCGCTCTCATGGCGGGCAACACGGGGCTGCTGAAGCACGCGTCGAACGTGCCGCAGACCGCGCTCTACCTGGGGGATCTGTTCCGCAGGGCCGGATTCCCGGCCGGCTGCTTCCAGACCCTGCTGGTGGGCTCCGGAGCGGTCGAGGCGATCCTGCGCGACCGCCGGGTGGCCGCGGCCACGCTGACCGGCAGCGAACCGGCCGGCCGCGCGGTCGCCGCCGTAGCGGGCGACGAGGTGAAGCGGACCGTTCTGGAGCTGGGCGGCAGCGACCCGTTTCTCGTCCTGCCCTCGGCCGACGTCGCCAGGGCCGCCCGCACCGCCGTCACCGCCCGGGTCCAGAACAACGGGCAGTCCTGCATCGCCGCCAAGCGGTTCATCGTGCACACCGAGGTGTACGAGGAGTTCGCCGAACGCTTCACCGTGGGCATGCGCGACCTGACCGTCGGTGACCCGCTGGAGGAGTCCACCGACGTCGGCCCGCTCGCCAGTGAGCAGGGCCGCACCGACCTGGAGGAACTCGTCGACGACGCCGTACGGCAGGGCGCGGGCGTCCTGTGCGGCGGCGGCCGGCCCGAGGGCCTGAGCGGCGGTCTGGAGCATGGCTGGTTCTACGCCCCGACCGTGCTCACCGGCATCACGCCCACCATGCGGATCCACCACGAGGAGACCTTCGGTCCCGTCGCCACCCTGTACCGGGTGAACAGCCTCGACGAGGCGGTGGAGCTCGCCAACGACACCCCCTTCGGGCTCAGTTCCAACGTATGGACCCGCGACGCCGAGCAGAGCCGGCGCTGCGTGCGCGATCTGGAGGCGGGCGGGGTCTTCTTCAACGGGATGACGGCGTCGCACCCCGCGCTGCCGTTCGGCGGGGTGAAGCGCTCCGGCTACGGCCGTGAGCTCGCCGGACACGGCATCCGCGAGTTCTGCAACGCCACGACGGTCTGGTACGGACCGGAGCCGCGCTGA
- a CDS encoding DUF1269 domain-containing protein, whose protein sequence is MSTPTVWKFQSAEGAETVEATLISLQKEGLIKILDAAVVSWPADRSKPRTKQLLNLVGAGALSGTFWGMLFGLIFLMPLLGAAIGAAAGALGGKLADVGIDDEFIAEVKEKVTPGTSALFLLTMNEVPDRISAAFPGGGAELLHSNLDTGSEARLRDIFGEDEA, encoded by the coding sequence ATGTCCACGCCCACTGTGTGGAAGTTCCAGTCCGCCGAAGGCGCGGAGACGGTGGAGGCGACACTGATCTCCCTTCAGAAGGAGGGGCTGATCAAGATCCTGGACGCCGCGGTGGTGAGCTGGCCCGCGGACCGGTCGAAGCCGCGGACGAAGCAGCTGCTCAACCTGGTCGGCGCGGGTGCGCTGAGCGGCACGTTCTGGGGAATGCTCTTCGGTCTGATCTTTCTGATGCCGCTGCTGGGCGCCGCCATCGGTGCGGCGGCCGGGGCGCTCGGCGGAAAGCTGGCCGATGTCGGCATCGACGACGAGTTCATCGCCGAGGTCAAGGAGAAGGTCACGCCGGGAACTTCGGCGCTGTTCCTCCTCACCATGAACGAGGTGCCCGACCGCATCAGCGCGGCGTTCCCGGGCGGCGGCGCCGAGCTGCTCCACAGCAATCTGGACACCGGTAGCGAGGCCCGGCTCCGCGACATCTTCGGAGAGGACGAGGCATGA